In Nerophis ophidion isolate RoL-2023_Sa linkage group LG02, RoL_Noph_v1.0, whole genome shotgun sequence, one DNA window encodes the following:
- the LOC133544486 gene encoding 1,25-dihydroxyvitamin D(3) 24-hydroxylase, mitochondrial, with amino-acid sequence MSRSQFHVMKKKSAAVFETFTGRMRAQIQKVPQLLRRQRSVGLQHLKPTSSVYVLGEKDAAEAARCPHAASVSPASPAAAASAAADVCPRAHSLDALPGPTNWPLVGSLVELLRKGGLAKQHDALVDYHKKFGKIFRMKLGSFESVHVGAPCLLEALYRKEASYPQRLEIKPWKAYRDLRDEAYGLLILEGKDWQRVRSAFQHKLMKPTEVVKLDSKINEVLEEFVGRIGKVNVDGKIEDLYFELNKWSFETICLVLYDKRFGLLQEQVNEEAMNFITAVKTMMSTFGMMMVTPVALHKSLNTKTWQDHTLAWDRIFSTVKVYIDKKLKRTAPGAPDDLIGDILHHSGLSKKELYAAITELQIGGVETTANSMLWVLLNLSRNPHAQRTLLREIRSVVPADQQPCGEHLKSMPYLKACLKESMRLTPSVPFTSRTLDKDTVLGDYAIPKGTVLMINSHAIAANEEYFDDSKQFKPERWLEKNTINPFAHVPFGIGKRMCIGRRLAELQLHLAMCWLVRDFEIVATDSDPLDVIHSGLLIPNRELPVAFNRR; translated from the exons ATGTctcgttcacagttccatgtcat gaaaaaaaaaagtgcggctGTTTTTGAGACATTCACCGGGAGAATGAGGGCGCAGATCCAAAAAGTGCCCCAGCTGCTGAGGAGGCAGAGGTCCGTGGGGCTGCAGCACCTCAAGCCCACATCCTCCGTCTACGTCCTGGGGGAGAAGGATGCTGCGGAGGCTGCGAGGTGCCCGCATGCTGCCTCTGTTTCCCCGGCGTCTCCTGCGGCTGCTGCGTCCGCCGCTGCCGACGTCTGTCCCCGCGCGCACAGCCTGGACGCCCTGCCCGGACCCACCAACTGGCCCCTGGTCGGCAGCCTGGTGGAACTCCTCCGGAAAGGAGGACTCGCCAAACAACACGACGCACTG gTGGATTATCACAAGAAGTTCGGCAAGATATTTCGCATGAAGCTGGGCTCCTTCGAGTCGGTGCACGTCGGCGCGCCGTGCCTGCTGGAGGCGCTCTACCGGAAGGAGGCCAGCTACCCGCAGAGGCTGGAGATCAAACCCTGGAAAGCCTACCGAGACCTGCGGGACGAAGCTTATGGACTCCTCATCCT AGAGGGCAAAGACTGGCAAAGAGTGAGGAGCGCCTTccagcacaaactgatgaagcccaCAGAAGTTGTCAAGCTGGACAGTAAAATAAACGAG gtgcTGGAAGAATTTGTTGGCAGAATTGGAAAAGTAAACGTGGATGGAAAGATTGAAGACTTGTACTTTGAACTGAATAAATGGTCTTTTGAGA CCATTTGTCTGGTGCTCTACGACAAGCGCTTTGGTTTACTGCAAGAGCAAGTCAACGAGGAAGCCATGAACTTCATCACCGCTGTGAAAACC ATGATGAGCACGTTCGGCATGATGATGGTCACGCCCGTGGCGCTTCACAAGAGCCTCAACACCAAGACCTGGCAGGACCACACCCTGGCCTGGGACCGCATTTTCAGCACAG tcAAAGTTTACATTGACAAGAAGCTGAAGAGGACCGCCCCGGGAGCGCCGGACGACCTGATCGGCGACATTCTCCACCACAGCGGCCTCTCCAAGAAGGAGCTGTACGCCGCCATCACCGAGCTGCAGATCGGCGGCGTGGAAACG ACCGCCAACAGCATGCTGTGGGTCCTTCTCAACCTGTCGCGTAACCCCCATGCCCAGAGGACGCTGCTGAGGGAGATCAGGAGCGTGGTGCCCGCCGACCAGCAGCCGTGCGGCGAGCACCTGAAGAGCATGCCCTACCTCAAAGCCTGCCTGAAAGAGTCCATGAG GTTGACGCCGTCCGTTCCGTTCACCAGCAGGACCTTGGACAAAGACACGGTGTTGGGGGATTACGCCATTCCCAAAGGG ACAGTCCTGATGATCAACAGCCACGCCATCGCCGCCAACGAGGAGTACTTTGACGACAGCAAACAGTTCAAGCCCGAGCGCTGGTTGGAGAAGAACACCATCAACCCCTTCGCCCACGTTCCCTTCGGCATCGGCAAGAGGATGTGCATCGGCCGGCGGCTGGCCGAGCTGCAGCTGCATCTGGCCATGTGCTGG CTGGTGCGAGACTTTGAGATTGTGGCGACGGACAGCGACCCGCTGGACGTGATCCACTCGGGACTATTGATCCCCAACAGAGAACTCCCGGTGGCCTTCAACAGGAGATGA